Genomic segment of Mycobacteriales bacterium:
TGCGGAGGCGGAGGAGCTGGACGGGTACGAGCTGTACCGCCGCTGCGCGTCCGGCGAGATCCCGCCGCCGCCGCTGCACCACCTCACCGGGTCGATGCCGGTGGCGGTCGGGCGCGGCGAGACGACGTGGACGATGCCGGCGAGCACCTGGCTGTGCAGCCCGACCGGGTTCGTCGAGGGCGGGATGCTCGTCTACCTGGTGGACGCCGCGATCGCGTCGGCGAGCGCGACGCTGACGCCCGCCGGCACCGCGTGCGCGCCGATCGACATCACCGTGAAGTTCATCCGCCCGGTGCCGCCCGACGGGACGCTGCTCACCGCCACCGGCCGGGTCGTCAACCACGGCCGCTCGCTGTCGGTCGCCACCGGCGAGATCCGCAACGCCGCCGGCAAGCTGGTCGCGACCGCGATCGGGTCGGCGATGCTGCTGCCGGGGCGTTCGCTGTCCGTGGCGGTGGAGGACGCCGCCCCTAACGCGTGACCTGGATCAGCCCGCGCATGCCGTACGCGTAGTGCCCCGGCAGGTGGCAGGCGAAGAACTGCGTGCCCGCCGTGTCGAACGTGATCGTCGTCTCCACCGTCTCCCCCGCCGGCACGTCGACCTCGGTCGGGCGGGCGCCGTGGTGGCGTTCGGTGCCCTGCTCGTGGCGTTCCTGCACGCCCTGGTCGCCGACGATCAGCTCGTGCGCGATCGGGTCGGCGTTGCGGACCACGAACCGCACCGGCACCCCGCGCGGCACCGTCACGGCGCCGGTCGAGAACCGCGACCAGTGGACGTCGAGCACCACCTCGGCGCGGCCGCGGGCCTCGGCGGCGGCGCACGCGGGCAGCGCCACCGCCGCGGCCAGCGCGGCGACCCCGAGCCTCAGGAGGCTCACGACGACCGGCGCAGCGCGCCCACCGCCGCGATCGCCAGCAGCACGCCGAGCCCAAGCCCGAGCAGCACGGCCGGTGCGGTGGACGAGGAGCGGCGGGTGTCCGGCGCGGCGGCGACCGCCTCCGGGACGCTGTACCCGGCGGCGACGAACGAGGGGCGTTGCGCGCCGGTCGCGTCGATCGCCAGGTCGCCGGTGAGGGTGGACGCCTCGCCGGAGATGCGGACCTTCGTCAGCCAGCCGGCGGTCGGCACCCAGGAGCCGGTCTTGTCGGTGCGCAGGTCGTCGAGCAGCAGGGCGTTGGCCTTCTGGTCGTAGACGCGGGTGAGCGTGCGGTTGGAGCCGAAGCCGTCGCCGATCTCGGCCGTCGACAGCAGCGCCGGGCGGCGGTCGGTGAGCAGGTAGACGTCGGCGTCGACCCGCTCGGCGCCCTGCTTGCCGAGGCCGAGGATCCGCAACGGCACCCACGGGTTCTGCGTGGGGATGGTGATGTGGACGGGCGTGCCGTCGCCGATGGCCTGGCCGCGCTTCTTCGCGGCGTCGGCGTCGAACGCCGCGGCGAGGAAGATCGGGCTGCGCTTCGCGTAGAAGTCGAGGACCTCCGGCGCGTCCGGCGGCAGCCGGAACCCGTGCTCGGTCGCCCACTGCCCGACCTCCGCGCCGCCGCCCTTGAGGACGGTGATGTCGAGCGCGTCGACCTTCGTCTGGAGGATCACCTCCGCCGACTTCGGCGCGGCCGCGCTGAACGCCGCGCCGGTCGCCGCGTCCTCGACCGCGAGCGGCGTCGTCTCGCGGACCAGCCGCTGCAACGTCCAGTCGCCGCCGCGCTCGACCTTCGTCGGCACCCCCGGCAACGGCGTCAGCGAGCCGAACGCGCCGCCCCCGCCCGCGAACGAGAACGACGTGACGTAGTGCTCGACCCCGTCGTGGTAGCCGGCGAACGTCGTCGTGCGGGTCAGGTTGACCGCGCCGTTCGGGCCGATCAGCCCCCCGCACGCCATCGCGGGCCCCGCCACCCCCACGGTCAGCGCCGTCGCCATCCCGGCCACCGCCAGCACTCGCCTCATCGCGTCCTCCGCATCGTTCGGTTGCGGCTACGACGCGGCGCCGCCGCGCGCGGTTCCGGCGGCGGCGCAGAATCGGCGGGTGCCCCTCACGATCGTCACCGGAGCCAGCCGCGGCATCGGCGCGGCCGTCGCGCTGCGGCTCGCGGCCGGCGGCCACGACCTGGTGCTCGGCCACCGCACCGGCACCGCCGAGGTCGAGGCGGTCGCGGAGCGGGTGCGCGGCCTCGGGCGGCGCTGCGTCGCCGTCGCTGGGGACGTGACCGAGCCGGGCGACGTGGACGCGCTGTTCGCGGCGGCGTTCGCGCCGGTCACCGGCCTCGTCGCCAACGCCGGCCTCACCGCGCACCTCGGCGACCTCGCCGACACGCCCGTCGACGTCGTCCGGCGGGTGCTCGACGTGAACCTCCTCGGCGTGATCCTCTGCGCCCGCCGCGCCGCGCAGGTCATGGGCGACGGCGGCGCGATCGTCGCCGTCTCGTCGGCCGCCGCCACGCTCGGCTCGCCGCACGAGTACGTCCACTACGCCGCCGCCAAGGCCGGGGTGGACGCGTTCGTCCTGGGGCTGGCGAAGGAGCTCGCGCCGCGCGGCATCCGCGTCAACGCCGTCTCGCCCGGCCTGGTCCGCACCGGCATCCACGCCGGCGCCGGCGACCCGGGACGGCTGGAACGCGTCGTCGGGCGGGTGCCGTTGGGGCGGGCGGGCGAGCCGGACGAGGTCGCGCCCGCGGTGGCGTGGCTGCTCGGCCCGGAGGCGTCGTACATCACCGGCGCGGTGCTGCGCGTGTCGGGCGGGCTGTAGATGGAGCTGCGGCGGGCGGGCGAACGGTTCGCGACCCGGACGGACTGGCTGGACTCGCGGCACTGCTTCTCGTTCGGGCCGCACTACGACCCGGCGAACACCCACCACGGCCTGCTGCTCGTCAGCAACGACGACGTGGTGCGGGCCGGCACCGGCTTCCGCACGCACCCGCACCGCGACATGGAGATCGTGACCTGGGTGCTCTCCGGCGAGCTGGAGCACACGGACACCCTCGGCAACGCCGGCGTCATCTACCCGGGCCTCGCCCAGCGGATGAGCGCGGGCACCGGCATCTGGCACTCCGAGATGAACCCGCGCGGCGACGCCGACGTGCGGTTCGTGCAGATGTGGGTGCGGCCGGACACCGCGTCGGTCGCGCCGTCGTACCAGCAGCTCGACGTCAACGCCGCCCTCGACCGCGGCGGCCTCCAGCCGATCGCGTCCGGGCGCGGCCACGACGGGGCGATCGCGATCCGGCAGCGGGACGCGGTGCTCTGGGCCGGGCGGCTGCGGTCCGGGGAGACGGTGCTGGTGCCGGACGACCGGCACGTGCACGTGTACCTCGCCCGGGGGACGGCGGCGTTGGAGGGGGCGGGCGCGCTGGCGGAGGGCGACTCCGCGCGCCTGGTGGCGGCCGGCTCGCCGCGACTGACCGCCGGAGACGCGGGCGCCGAGGTGCTGGTCTGGGCGACGGCGTAGGCGCCGGCGCCGGCCGTGACTCGGACGTGACCGGGCCGCGACGCGGGCGTTCCCCCTGAGCGCCTACGGTCGCCGGGTGCGCCGTCTCGCCGCGCTGGTCGCGGCCCTCGCCCTGCTGGCCGGCTGCACGCACTTCCGGAACGCCGCCGCCGACCGGGTCGCGGACTGGCACGCGGACCTGGCGGCGTTGCTGCCGGCGCTCGCGAGCGTCCACCCGGACCTGCTGCGCGGCGGCGTGCCCCTCCCGCTGGGCCGCGACCTGCGGGCGCTCGACGCGGAGGTCGCGACGGCCGACGACGACCACCTGATGGTCGGGCTGATGCACGCGATGACGGAGGTCTCGTTCACGGGCCGCGACGCGCACACCGGCCTGTACCCGTGGAGCCCGGGCAACCGGCCGGTGCGCAGCCTGCCGTTGCGCTGGTGGTTCTTCCCGGACGGCCTGTACATCGAGGCGCAGCTCGGCGGCGACGACCTGGTCGGCGCGAGGGTCGAGGCGATCGCCGGGCACCCGCTGGCCGAGGTCGTCGCGAAGGTCGACCCGCTGGTGCCGCACGACAACGAGTCGGGCCGCCTGGCCATCCGGCCGCGCTACCTGCTCGTGCCCGAGGTGCTGCACGGCCTGGACGTGATCGACCGCGTGGGGCCGGTGCCGTTGACGGTGGTCGACGCGCGGGGGCGGCGGACGGTCACCGTCGAGCCGGTGCCGATGGCGCGGTACGCGGAGTGGGCCGGGCCGTACGCGCTGGACCTG
This window contains:
- a CDS encoding SDR family oxidoreductase — encoded protein: MPLTIVTGASRGIGAAVALRLAAGGHDLVLGHRTGTAEVEAVAERVRGLGRRCVAVAGDVTEPGDVDALFAAAFAPVTGLVANAGLTAHLGDLADTPVDVVRRVLDVNLLGVILCARRAAQVMGDGGAIVAVSSAAATLGSPHEYVHYAAAKAGVDAFVLGLAKELAPRGIRVNAVSPGLVRTGIHAGAGDPGRLERVVGRVPLGRAGEPDEVAPAVAWLLGPEASYITGAVLRVSGGL
- a CDS encoding pirin family protein, with protein sequence MELRRAGERFATRTDWLDSRHCFSFGPHYDPANTHHGLLLVSNDDVVRAGTGFRTHPHRDMEIVTWVLSGELEHTDTLGNAGVIYPGLAQRMSAGTGIWHSEMNPRGDADVRFVQMWVRPDTASVAPSYQQLDVNAALDRGGLQPIASGRGHDGAIAIRQRDAVLWAGRLRSGETVLVPDDRHVHVYLARGTAALEGAGALAEGDSARLVAAGSPRLTAGDAGAEVLVWATA
- a CDS encoding plastocyanin/azurin family copper-binding protein codes for the protein MSLLRLGVAALAAAVALPACAAAEARGRAEVVLDVHWSRFSTGAVTVPRGVPVRFVVRNADPIAHELIVGDQGVQERHEQGTERHHGARPTEVDVPAGETVETTITFDTAGTQFFACHLPGHYAYGMRGLIQVTR
- a CDS encoding DUF2330 domain-containing protein, encoding MRRVLAVAGMATALTVGVAGPAMACGGLIGPNGAVNLTRTTTFAGYHDGVEHYVTSFSFAGGGGAFGSLTPLPGVPTKVERGGDWTLQRLVRETTPLAVEDAATGAAFSAAAPKSAEVILQTKVDALDITVLKGGGAEVGQWATEHGFRLPPDAPEVLDFYAKRSPIFLAAAFDADAAKKRGQAIGDGTPVHITIPTQNPWVPLRILGLGKQGAERVDADVYLLTDRRPALLSTAEIGDGFGSNRTLTRVYDQKANALLLDDLRTDKTGSWVPTAGWLTKVRISGEASTLTGDLAIDATGAQRPSFVAAGYSVPEAVAAAPDTRRSSSTAPAVLLGLGLGVLLAIAAVGALRRSS